One Spinacia oleracea cultivar Varoflay chromosome 4, BTI_SOV_V1, whole genome shotgun sequence DNA segment encodes these proteins:
- the LOC110804958 gene encoding uncharacterized protein has product MGDMYLNVFPSWCFSTNLSCHQNGRIVIAWDPDVFVVDIVLMHAHFIHCFVTPRGTGTGFHCTFIHVLHDRTTREPLWDSLKAIADKCKEAWIIMGDFNALMDLEDRLGSTIRTSEIQPMRSCMNYCQLTEVKTVGRFYTWNNKQDGADRVFSRIDRVLANTKWGDMFDSAEANYLTEGDFDHFPMVLTCCQKPPQKRPFRFFNMWTSFPRFNTIVDRNWGKYVYGCPMFRVLQKLKWIKADLKDLNREGYSDVETEHYRCHKLLIDTQNQLHANPGNHDLAAEEKTVASEYRKAKDNYLSYLKQTAKVHWLQNGYENTKAFHQSITQRRKHNRIHSIHDRSGKWIQTDSGVQDAFVQFYMSLFCSNIEHKTSILSSIMDRGPRLLDDHRNKLECSFTVEDIKRVLDDIPSSKAPGMDGFNSHFFKEAWGTIKDDVHKAITDFFTTGKILREVNVTSITLVPKVKVPSSVDIISQNQGAFVAGRSILHNVLVCQDIVKMYRKKLIQPTRGLRQGDPLSALLFTLYTEGDPNVVSVMLEGFKLFSSTTGLQEHRETISQISGFKFGTLPFKYLGVPISTRKLKSCDCEALVEKMTLRIKIWSSRHISFAGRIELINSVPMSICVYWAQMFIFPKAVLKRINAICRSYLCHGSYDDGRPGAVAWDKLCWPKSHGGLGFKNLLWNQAAVGKLYQLQGNDLFLVENSRQLSSSYFFPQESPKMSKGDFRRRVAYTMIASLVYHIWKARNASVWLQQVPTVAQVALRIQIGVKYMIQNIISAKVSTRDRDWFFSL; this is encoded by the exons ATGGGTGATATGTACCTCAATGTTTTCCCTAGCTGGTGTTTTTCTACCAATCTCAGCTGCCATCAAAATGGTAGAATAGTTATTGCATGGGACCCTGATGTATTTGTGGTTGATATTGTGTTGATGCATGCTCATTTCATCCATTGTTTTGTTACTCCTAGAGGCACTGGTACTGGTTTCCATTGCACCTTCATACATGTTCTACATGATAGAACCACCAGAGAACCTCTATGGGATTCTCTTAAAGCCATTGCTGATAAGTGCAAAGAGGCTTGGATTATTATGGGGGATTTCAATGCCCTCATGGATCTTGAGGATAGACTTGGCTCCACTATTAGAACATCTGAAATCCAGCCTATGAGAAGCTGTATGAACTACTGCCAGTTGACTGAAGTAAAAACAGTAGGGAGGTTCTATACTTGGAACAATAAGCAAGATGGTGCAGATAGAGTGTTTTCCAGAATTGACAGAGTTCTGGCTAACACTAAGTGGGGAGATATGTTTGATTCAGCTGAAGCAAACTACCTGACTGAAGGTGACTTTGACCATTTCCCTATGGTTCTCACTTGTTGCCAAAAGCCTCCACAGAAAAGGCCTTTTAGATTCTTCAATATGTGGACCTCCTTTCCTAGGTTCAATACCATTGTGGATAGAAATTGGGGGAAGTATGTCTATGGATGCCCTATGTTTAGAGTGTTACAAAAGTTAAAATGGATTAAGGCTGATCTTAAGGATCTTAACAGGGAGGGTTACAGTGATGTTGAAACTGAACACTACAGGTGCCATAAGTTATTGATTGATACTCAAAACCAACTCCATGCTAACCCTGGGAACCATGACCTTGCTGCAGAAGAGAAAACTGTTGCTTCTGAATATAGGAAAGCTAAGGATAACTACTTGTCCTACTTGAAACAAACTGCTAAGGTTCACTGGCTTCAGAATGGATATGAAAACACCAAAGCTTTTCACCAAAGCATTACACAGAGGAGGAAACACAATAGAATCCACTCCATTCATGACAGGTCTGGTAAGTGGATACAAACTGATAGTGGAGTCCAAGATGCTTTTGTTCAATTCTACATGTCTCTTTTTTGCTCCAACATTGAGCATAAGACCTCTATTCTAAGTTCCATCATGGATAGAGGGCCTAGATTGCTTGATGATCACAGGAACAAATTGGAATGTTCCTTCACAGTAGAGGATATTAAGAGAGTTTTAGATGATATTCCTAGCTCCAAAGCACCTGGGATGGATGGGTTTAACAGCCATTTCTTCAAAGAAGCTTGGGGTACcataaaagatgatgttcacaaGGCCATCACAGATTTTTTTACTACTGGCAAAATCCTAAGGGAAGTGAATGTCACCTCCATCACTCTTGTCCCTAAGGTCAAAGTTCCCTCTTCAGTGG ATATCATCTCCCAAAACCAGGGTGCTTTTGTGGCTGGTAGGTCTATTCTGCATAATGTCCTAGTTTGTCAGGATATTGTGAAAATGTACAGGAAAA AGctgattcaaccaactagaggTTTGAGACAGGGTGACCCTCTCTCCGCTCTTCTTTTCACTCTCTATACGGA AGGTGATCCAAATGTTGTTTCTGTTATGTTGGAGGGGTTTAAGTTGTTCTCTAGCACTACTGGCTTGCAA GAACATAGAGAAACAATCAGTCAGATTTCTGGTTTTAAGTTTGGCACCCTCCCCTTCAAATATCTGGGGGTTCCTATTAGCACTAGAAAGCTCAAAAGTTGTGACTGTGAAGCTCTTGTAGAGAAAATGACTTTGAGAATTAAAATATGGAGCTCTAGGCATATCTCTTTTGCAGGCAGAATTGAGCTCATTAATTCAGTACCGATGAGCATCTGTGTTTATTGGGCACAAATGTTTATTTTCCCTAAAGCTGTGCTGAAAAGGATAAATGCCATTTGCAGATCCTACCTTTGTCATGGTTCTTATGATGATGGTAGACCTGGTGCAGTGGCATGGGATAAGCTTTGCTGGCCTAAATCTCATGGTGGGCTAGGTTTCAAAAACCTTCTGTGGAATCAAGCTGCAGTGGGCAAGCTG TACCAACTGCAAGGAAATGATCTCTTCCTGGTTGAGAATTCAAGGCAGCTCTCTTCGTCTTATTTCTTTCCTCAGGAAAGTCCAAAGATGTCTAAGGGTGATTTCAGAAGAAGAGTGGCATATACTATGATAGCTAGTCTAGTCTATCACATCTGGAAGGCAAGAAATGCAAGTGTTTGGTTGCAGCAGGTTCCCACTGTTGCTCAGGTGGCTTTGAGGATCCAAATTGGTGTGAAATACATGATCCAGAACATCATTAGTGCTAAAGTTAGTACCAGAGATAGAGATTGGTTTTTCTCTTTGTAA